The proteins below are encoded in one region of Bacteroides uniformis:
- a CDS encoding YjbH domain-containing protein: MLKTRIRKWCLLLLLLGCCMGVQAQYSMGNTGLLNIPTADMQKAGTFMGGGNYLPNGMTPFNFNTGNYFVNITFLSFLELSYRCTLLKTTRYDGKKGYFQQDRSLSARIRPIEEGKYHPAIVIGTNDPFKDTGTNYFATIYGVLTKGFSIAKGDRLALTAGYYLPLNKHSIQDGPFGGISYSPAFCREMTVIAEYDSKGFNVGAAARLWRHLSIHVFTREFNSISGGIRYECRLLH, encoded by the coding sequence ATGCTGAAAACGAGAATAAGAAAATGGTGCCTGCTCCTACTGCTACTTGGTTGCTGTATGGGGGTGCAGGCCCAATATTCCATGGGCAACACCGGACTGCTGAACATCCCGACAGCGGATATGCAGAAGGCCGGTACCTTTATGGGAGGCGGTAATTATCTTCCGAACGGCATGACACCGTTTAACTTCAACACCGGAAATTACTTCGTCAACATCACATTCTTATCTTTTCTGGAGTTGAGTTATCGGTGTACGCTATTGAAAACCACCCGGTATGACGGTAAGAAAGGATATTTCCAGCAAGACCGTTCTTTATCTGCACGTATACGTCCGATAGAGGAAGGAAAATATCATCCGGCAATAGTCATAGGTACCAATGACCCTTTCAAAGACACTGGAACCAACTACTTTGCAACCATATATGGCGTACTGACCAAAGGCTTCTCCATCGCAAAAGGAGACCGACTAGCACTGACTGCCGGATATTACCTGCCACTGAACAAACACAGTATACAAGACGGTCCTTTCGGAGGCATCAGCTACTCCCCTGCTTTCTGCCGGGAAATGACTGTCATAGCCGAATATGATTCGAAAGGTTTCAATGTGGGAGCTGCCGCCAGATTATGGAGGCATCTCTCCATCCATGTGTTTACCAGAGAATTCAACAGCATATCGGGAGGGATACGGTATGAATGCAGGCTGTTGCACTAA
- the gmd gene encoding GDP-mannose 4,6-dehydratase, whose amino-acid sequence MDKKIALISGITGQDGSFLAEFLIEKGYEVHGILRRSSSFNTGRIEHLYLDEWVRDMKKNRLVNLHYGDMTDSSSLIRIIQQVQPDEIYNLAAQSHVKVSFDVPEYTAEADAVGTLRMLEAVRILGLEKKTKIYQASTSELFGLVQEVPQKETTPFYPRSPYGVAKQYGFWITKNYRESYGMFAVNGILFNHESERRGETFVTRKITLAAARIAQGYQDKLYLGNLNSLRDWGYAKDYVECMWLILQHDTPEDFVIATGEYHTVRDFTTLAFKETGVELRWEGEGVNEKGIDTKTGKVLVEVDPKYFRPAEVEQLLGDPTKAKTLLGWNPRKTSFEELVKIMVTHDMAFVKKLYMRAQMDSENTPPRTC is encoded by the coding sequence ATGGATAAGAAAATAGCATTGATTTCAGGCATCACCGGTCAGGACGGTTCATTCCTGGCCGAGTTCCTAATTGAAAAAGGATATGAAGTACACGGCATTCTGCGTCGTTCGTCATCGTTCAACACCGGACGCATAGAGCATCTTTATCTGGATGAATGGGTGCGTGACATGAAGAAGAACCGTCTCGTAAACCTCCACTACGGGGACATGACGGACAGCAGCTCGCTTATCCGCATCATACAGCAGGTGCAGCCGGACGAAATCTATAACCTGGCGGCACAAAGCCATGTGAAAGTATCATTCGATGTGCCGGAGTATACTGCGGAAGCAGATGCCGTAGGCACCCTGCGTATGCTGGAAGCAGTACGTATCCTGGGACTGGAGAAAAAAACGAAAATCTATCAGGCTTCGACTTCCGAACTGTTCGGTCTGGTGCAGGAGGTACCACAGAAGGAGACAACCCCGTTCTACCCACGCAGTCCATATGGTGTGGCCAAGCAATACGGCTTCTGGATTACGAAGAATTACCGGGAAAGCTACGGTATGTTCGCTGTAAACGGCATTCTCTTCAACCACGAAAGCGAACGGCGCGGAGAAACCTTCGTGACACGCAAAATTACACTGGCAGCTGCACGTATAGCCCAAGGGTATCAAGACAAGTTATATCTGGGTAACTTGAATTCGCTGCGCGACTGGGGATATGCCAAAGATTACGTGGAGTGCATGTGGCTGATTCTGCAGCACGACACTCCGGAGGATTTTGTCATAGCTACCGGAGAATATCATACCGTACGTGATTTCACTACACTTGCCTTCAAGGAAACCGGTGTGGAACTACGTTGGGAAGGAGAAGGCGTGAATGAAAAGGGCATTGATACCAAAACCGGTAAAGTGCTGGTGGAAGTGGATCCCAAATACTTCCGTCCTGCCGAAGTGGAACAACTGCTGGGTGACCCGACCAAAGCCAAGACACTGCTGGGTTGGAATCCACGCAAGACTTCTTTTGAAGAACTGGTGAAAATCATGGTGACACATGACATGGCATTTGTGAAGAAGCTCTATATGAGAGCACAAATGGATAGCGAAAACACCCCTCCTCGGACATGCTGA
- a CDS encoding WecB/TagA/CpsF family glycosyltransferase, protein MLKLKTISLLEHRSELDALPEGKLLINTINAHSYNTALKDPAFAEALLRGDALIPDGASIVLAFKLLRHEKIERTAGWDLFLYEMNKLNRKGGTCFFLGSSEDTLRKIKVKAVRLYPNIRIETYSPPYKPEFTQEDNQAMIAAVNQAQPDLLWVGMTAPKQEKWTYAHLKELEVNGPIGTIGAVFDFFAENVQRAPVWWQEHGLEWLYRLIKEPKRMWRRYIIGNCLFLWNITKEKFTS, encoded by the coding sequence ATGTTGAAGTTAAAGACGATTTCGCTTCTGGAACACAGAAGTGAGCTTGACGCATTGCCCGAAGGCAAACTGCTGATTAACACCATCAATGCGCACTCGTATAACACAGCATTGAAAGATCCTGCCTTTGCAGAAGCTTTGCTGAGGGGAGACGCATTGATTCCAGACGGAGCAAGCATTGTACTGGCATTCAAACTCCTGAGACATGAGAAGATAGAGCGCACAGCGGGATGGGACTTGTTTCTGTACGAAATGAATAAACTGAACCGGAAAGGAGGAACCTGCTTCTTTCTGGGAAGTAGCGAAGACACCCTGAGGAAAATAAAGGTAAAAGCCGTCCGGTTATATCCCAATATCCGGATAGAGACTTATTCCCCACCCTACAAGCCGGAATTCACCCAAGAAGACAATCAAGCCATGATAGCCGCCGTAAACCAGGCACAGCCGGATTTGCTCTGGGTGGGCATGACCGCTCCCAAACAAGAGAAATGGACTTATGCACACCTGAAAGAACTGGAGGTAAACGGTCCCATCGGTACTATTGGCGCTGTGTTCGACTTCTTTGCTGAAAACGTGCAACGTGCTCCCGTATGGTGGCAGGAACACGGGTTGGAATGGCTGTACCGGCTGATAAAGGAACCCAAAAGAATGTGGAGAAGATATATCATCGGGAACTGCTTATTCTTATGGAATATCACAAAAGAGAAATTTACATCATAA
- a CDS encoding GDP-L-fucose synthase family protein gives MLEKNAKIFVAGHRGLVGSAIWNNLQQRGYTNLVGRSHKELDLLDGTAVKKFFDEERPEAVVLAAAHVGGIMANLQYRADFIYQNLQIQQNVIGESFRHGVKKLLFLGSTCIYPREAPQPMKEEVLLTSPLEYTNEPYAIAKIAGLKMCESFNLQYGTNYIAVMPTNLYGPNDNFHLENSHVLPAMIRKVYLAQCLNEGDWDAVRKDIDLRPVKGVNGSYSNEEILAELANFGITPEAVTLWGTGKPLREFLWSEEMADASVHVLLNVDFKDTYAPDSKEIRNCHINVGTGKELSIKEVAEKIIAEIGFKGELRWDASKPDGTLRKLTDVTKLHNLGWHHKIEIDEGIHRLYEWYLKGICINHQTN, from the coding sequence ATGTTAGAAAAAAATGCAAAGATTTTTGTAGCGGGGCATCGTGGTTTAGTAGGTTCCGCCATCTGGAACAACCTGCAACAAAGAGGTTACACAAACTTAGTAGGACGCTCACACAAAGAACTGGATTTGCTGGACGGAACCGCCGTAAAGAAATTTTTCGATGAAGAACGACCTGAAGCGGTGGTACTGGCTGCTGCCCACGTGGGTGGCATCATGGCAAACCTGCAATACCGGGCAGACTTTATCTATCAGAATCTGCAAATCCAGCAGAACGTAATCGGTGAGAGTTTCCGTCACGGAGTAAAGAAGCTGCTCTTCTTGGGAAGCACCTGCATCTACCCGCGTGAAGCTCCGCAGCCCATGAAGGAAGAAGTGCTGCTGACCTCTCCGCTGGAATACACCAACGAGCCGTATGCCATAGCCAAAATAGCCGGGCTGAAGATGTGTGAAAGCTTCAACCTGCAATACGGAACCAATTACATAGCCGTGATGCCTACCAACCTATATGGACCGAACGACAACTTCCACCTGGAAAACAGCCATGTACTGCCTGCCATGATTCGCAAAGTCTACCTTGCCCAATGCCTCAACGAAGGGGACTGGGATGCTGTGCGCAAAGACATCGACCTGCGTCCGGTGAAAGGGGTAAACGGCAGCTATAGCAACGAGGAGATTCTGGCAGAGCTTGCCAACTTCGGAATAACCCCGGAAGCGGTCACCTTGTGGGGAACCGGCAAACCGTTACGTGAATTCCTATGGAGCGAAGAAATGGCAGATGCCAGTGTACATGTACTGCTGAATGTAGACTTTAAAGACACATATGCTCCGGACAGTAAAGAAATACGCAACTGCCACATCAATGTGGGCACCGGAAAGGAACTCAGCATAAAGGAAGTGGCTGAAAAGATTATAGCCGAAATAGGATTCAAAGGTGAGCTGCGATGGGATGCCTCGAAACCGGACGGCACACTGCGCAAACTGACGGATGTGACCAAACTGCATAACCTGGGATGGCATCATAAAATAGAAATAGACGAAGGAATACACCGTTTGTACGAATGGTATTTGAAAGGTATCTGCATCAACCACCAGACCAACTAA
- a CDS encoding glycosyltransferase family 4 protein — protein sequence MNKSTKYSKVLFILHMPPPVHGASMVGKYIHDSKIINNAFECHYLNLALAKDLDDIGKGGIRKLKEFYKQLKQIRKQTKLIVPQLCYVTPNAKGGAFYKDFFVVMLLKMMRQNIVVHYHNKGIATRQNRYFDNLLYSTFFKNLKVILLIENLYQDIKKYVNYKDVYICPNGIPTHENLPTAPQKEFNILFLSNMIKEKGVWDLVEACAILQKKGKPIKCHFVGKWSNITEDRFKDVINKQNLKECVFAHGAKYDNEKDAFLQKADIFVFPTYYDNECFPLVLLEAMEQSLPCISTNEGGIPGIIEEGKTGFIVEKHSPQQLAEKIEYLIDHPMICAEMGKAGKEKFQREFTLEKFENRMKDILKECIASYKK from the coding sequence ATGAACAAATCTACAAAATATAGCAAAGTCCTATTTATCCTCCACATGCCCCCACCAGTACATGGTGCATCCATGGTAGGAAAATATATACATGACAGTAAAATTATAAATAATGCCTTTGAATGTCATTATCTAAATCTTGCATTAGCAAAAGATCTGGATGATATTGGTAAAGGAGGAATAAGAAAACTGAAAGAGTTCTATAAGCAACTAAAACAAATTAGGAAACAAACAAAATTAATAGTGCCACAACTTTGTTATGTAACTCCTAACGCAAAAGGTGGTGCTTTCTACAAAGATTTTTTTGTAGTTATGCTTTTAAAAATGATGAGACAAAACATCGTTGTACATTATCACAACAAAGGCATAGCTACCAGACAAAATAGATATTTTGATAATCTATTATATAGCACTTTTTTCAAAAATCTGAAAGTTATTCTATTGATAGAAAATTTATATCAAGACATAAAGAAATACGTAAATTACAAAGACGTTTATATCTGCCCCAATGGAATACCTACCCATGAAAATCTACCTACAGCTCCTCAAAAAGAATTTAACATTCTATTTTTGTCAAATATGATAAAAGAAAAAGGCGTATGGGATTTAGTAGAAGCGTGTGCGATATTACAAAAAAAAGGAAAGCCTATAAAATGCCATTTTGTAGGAAAATGGAGTAATATTACAGAAGATAGGTTTAAAGACGTAATAAACAAACAGAACCTTAAAGAATGTGTATTTGCCCATGGAGCAAAATATGATAATGAAAAAGACGCATTTCTGCAAAAAGCCGATATATTTGTTTTTCCTACCTATTACGATAATGAATGTTTCCCATTGGTGCTATTAGAAGCCATGGAACAAAGCCTCCCCTGCATCAGCACAAACGAGGGAGGAATACCCGGTATCATAGAGGAAGGCAAAACCGGCTTTATCGTGGAAAAACATAGTCCGCAACAGCTGGCAGAAAAGATAGAATATTTAATAGACCATCCCATGATATGTGCTGAAATGGGTAAAGCCGGTAAAGAAAAATTTCAAAGGGAATTCACTTTGGAAAAGTTTGAGAACCGGATGAAAGATATTTTAAAAGAATGTATAGCTTCATACAAGAAGTAA
- a CDS encoding glycosyltransferase family 4 protein: protein MRIFHIITHFDIGGAERVAVNIAKSQTTGMEYHLVEVVRGNGEFSQAFIKELHDCGICFHRSHITNNKIAILLFPLWFVYLSLKWKPQVIHTHTEIPDLSIYLWNKIFGWMFPSIKYVRTIHNTELWNQWAQIGKKVEYFYSKKHANIAISESTQQCYQHIYGETPQIIFNGLQSVEQKKFNHIIADKINILFAGRLEYQKGVDQLIEVVKALKDNPKFYFHVVGNGSMKEKVHKALEPLSNASLYDKIFGLNQYIGDFDYLFMPSNHEGLALMPIEASLAHTPTIINSCPGLKDTLPETWPLKVNDNKVDDFIRLILSLEDTTYYEEYASIAYGYAKTNFSIEKMQFEYEQIYKI, encoded by the coding sequence ATGCGTATATTCCACATTATCACTCATTTTGATATAGGAGGGGCAGAAAGAGTAGCTGTCAACATTGCCAAGTCACAAACTACAGGGATGGAATATCATCTTGTGGAAGTAGTACGTGGAAACGGAGAATTCAGCCAGGCTTTCATTAAAGAACTGCATGATTGCGGTATTTGTTTCCACCGTTCGCATATTACAAACAATAAAATCGCTATTTTATTGTTTCCTCTATGGTTTGTATATCTGTCACTAAAATGGAAACCACAAGTAATCCATACACATACAGAAATTCCAGACCTCAGCATATACTTATGGAACAAAATATTCGGTTGGATGTTTCCATCCATAAAATATGTACGAACAATCCACAACACAGAGCTATGGAATCAATGGGCCCAAATAGGCAAAAAAGTTGAATATTTTTATTCTAAAAAGCATGCCAATATAGCCATCAGCGAGTCAACACAACAATGTTATCAGCATATTTATGGAGAGACACCACAAATCATATTCAATGGATTGCAATCTGTAGAACAGAAAAAATTCAACCACATCATAGCGGACAAAATAAATATCTTATTTGCCGGCAGATTGGAATATCAAAAAGGAGTAGATCAGCTGATAGAAGTCGTAAAAGCATTAAAAGACAATCCTAAGTTTTACTTTCACGTTGTGGGAAATGGCTCAATGAAAGAGAAAGTACACAAGGCTTTAGAGCCACTATCTAATGCATCTCTTTATGACAAGATTTTCGGACTGAACCAATACATAGGAGATTTTGATTATTTATTTATGCCCTCAAATCACGAAGGCCTTGCCTTAATGCCTATCGAGGCAAGTTTGGCACACACGCCGACCATTATCAATAGCTGCCCCGGTTTAAAAGACACATTGCCTGAAACATGGCCTTTAAAAGTAAATGACAACAAAGTGGATGATTTTATCAGACTAATTTTATCCTTAGAAGACACAACGTATTATGAGGAATACGCAAGCATAGCATACGGGTATGCGAAAACAAATTTTTCTATAGAAAAAATGCAATTTGAATATGAACAAATCTACAAAATATAG
- a CDS encoding glycosyltransferase family 4 protein — protein sequence MNIGYIHLDYGEWTTRSYNIQEIGLAKALEQMGHQTTIVYWMSPKDRRCGTEVNTTSNIKKVYLPYKRKFVHHVWPDFSLLLTLGIDVYHLQSDNLLCVPEAVSFCLKHNLKYYCYVGTVHSSSPKAISRWIMDKLSSRNFSAFKKTKVFCKTPTVVNELKQKGVTSAEWAPVGLDTDIIPLATSSKERQRAELKLPKDKSIVFLVCALRPDKHPMDIFPLAERLGDKYLLVHAGALWMQTEEYMAKLKSSEKYSNILFIGKLPNEKIHAYYEVADYVINFNPNEIFGMAILEAMYHNVTIVARHAPGPDCIIENGRSGFLCNSVEEIAQTILSGKKVQNARKRIIEYFTWESTAKKFLDYIQH from the coding sequence ATGAACATTGGATATATTCATTTAGACTATGGGGAATGGACTACCAGAAGTTATAACATCCAAGAAATCGGATTGGCAAAAGCCTTGGAACAAATGGGACACCAAACAACGATTGTGTACTGGATGTCTCCCAAAGACAGGCGCTGCGGAACGGAAGTAAACACGACCTCCAATATTAAGAAAGTGTATTTGCCCTATAAAAGAAAGTTTGTACATCACGTATGGCCTGATTTTTCATTACTACTAACACTTGGCATCGATGTGTATCACTTGCAAAGCGACAACTTGCTTTGTGTACCGGAAGCCGTGAGTTTCTGCCTGAAACATAATCTGAAATATTATTGCTACGTAGGTACAGTGCATAGCTCTTCGCCTAAAGCTATTTCACGCTGGATAATGGACAAGTTAAGCAGCAGAAATTTTTCCGCATTCAAAAAGACAAAAGTCTTTTGTAAAACTCCAACTGTGGTAAATGAATTAAAACAAAAAGGGGTGACAAGTGCAGAATGGGCTCCTGTAGGCTTAGACACAGACATTATTCCATTGGCGACAAGCTCTAAAGAGCGACAAAGGGCAGAACTGAAATTACCTAAAGATAAAAGTATCGTATTCTTGGTGTGTGCATTAAGACCGGACAAGCATCCGATGGATATTTTTCCCTTAGCAGAAAGATTAGGAGACAAATACTTATTAGTGCATGCAGGAGCTCTTTGGATGCAAACAGAGGAATATATGGCCAAATTAAAGTCAAGTGAGAAATATAGCAATATATTATTCATAGGGAAACTTCCAAATGAAAAAATCCATGCATATTATGAAGTTGCTGATTATGTGATAAATTTCAACCCCAATGAAATTTTCGGAATGGCAATTCTTGAAGCAATGTACCATAATGTAACAATAGTAGCGCGACATGCACCCGGCCCAGACTGTATCATAGAAAACGGGAGAAGTGGGTTCCTATGCAACTCAGTGGAAGAAATAGCCCAAACAATACTCTCCGGTAAAAAAGTTCAAAATGCACGAAAACGAATCATAGAATATTTTACATGGGAATCAACCGCTAAAAAGTTTTTGGATTATATACAACACTAA
- a CDS encoding glycosyltransferase family 2 protein yields MLLHSIIIPVYNTSQYLKECIESILCQNDILFELLLIDDGSTDDSGKICNEYSQKDTRVKCFHILNGGVSKARNYGLSKAKGQYVSFIDSDDFVASNYLKIIKDIIDSHPDFAIYNYIRWINNAKQEKGRFRLSNRMYHSIHSLYQEAVNLEIVSLSVCCAVFNRNIIETHHIRFNESMKTCEDFMFSLAYYQYIHNFMAINTPVYYYRQNLNSATGKRALQHGLDYQIVFTNISNVFNLQNFPKETTNIFQRRWTRWIIDLISNYKSQNLKSKDIEAAVYSQPYYTAMMHFIPQGILHRIELWLLKKKYSRGIALYCNIMMHFKHLLKRYKL; encoded by the coding sequence ATGTTACTCCATAGCATCATCATTCCCGTATATAATACCTCTCAATATTTAAAAGAATGTATTGAGAGCATCTTATGCCAAAATGATATTCTTTTTGAATTACTGCTAATAGACGACGGCTCAACGGATGATTCTGGAAAAATTTGCAATGAATATTCACAAAAAGACACAAGAGTAAAATGCTTTCATATTCTAAACGGAGGTGTAAGCAAGGCTAGAAACTACGGACTTAGCAAAGCTAAAGGACAATATGTCTCATTTATCGATAGCGATGATTTTGTAGCCAGCAACTATTTAAAAATCATCAAAGACATAATAGATAGCCATCCGGATTTCGCTATATATAATTATATTCGTTGGATAAATAATGCCAAACAAGAAAAAGGCAGATTTAGATTGTCAAACAGAATGTACCATAGCATCCATAGCTTATATCAAGAGGCTGTAAATTTAGAAATAGTATCATTATCAGTATGCTGTGCAGTTTTTAATAGAAATATTATAGAAACACATCACATCCGTTTTAATGAAAGTATGAAAACGTGTGAGGATTTTATGTTTTCGCTTGCTTATTATCAATACATACACAATTTTATGGCTATAAATACACCTGTATATTATTATAGACAAAACTTAAACAGCGCTACAGGAAAACGGGCTCTACAGCATGGATTGGACTACCAAATAGTATTTACGAATATAAGTAATGTTTTTAATTTACAAAACTTTCCCAAAGAAACAACGAATATTTTTCAACGCAGATGGACACGCTGGATTATTGATTTAATTTCTAATTATAAAAGCCAAAACTTAAAAAGTAAAGACATTGAAGCTGCTGTCTATTCCCAACCTTACTATACAGCTATGATGCATTTTATTCCTCAAGGCATACTGCACAGAATAGAATTGTGGCTTCTTAAAAAGAAATACTCAAGAGGCATAGCTCTGTATTGCAACATTATGATGCATTTTAAACATCTACTAAAGCGTTATAAACTTTGA
- a CDS encoding glycosyltransferase family 32 protein — MIPKIIHYCWFGGKEMPPLVQKCIKSWKEHLPDYEFKLWNEENFDINSSEWCKGAYENKKYAFVADYVRLIALYKNGGIYLDTDEKMEKSLNPFVEKDIAFMGFEDGKVLSMGVMGFPPKHHIIAELLEYYNQPFSMDIITQNTSNVVIVTNYLAEKYRLKTDNSEQLIGDVHIYPRTYFNAMDFFGNWDKTSNTTTVHLYMGSWLPDEAKQKLDRRKKWYWKLSKWIWVHIGLQKLKKCITTNLNRKALHNY; from the coding sequence ATGATTCCTAAAATAATCCACTACTGTTGGTTTGGAGGAAAGGAGATGCCTCCATTGGTACAAAAATGTATTAAATCATGGAAAGAGCATCTTCCCGATTATGAGTTTAAACTTTGGAATGAAGAAAATTTTGACATAAATAGTAGCGAATGGTGCAAAGGAGCTTATGAAAACAAGAAATATGCTTTTGTTGCAGACTATGTACGCCTAATAGCACTTTATAAAAATGGTGGAATTTACTTGGATACAGATGAAAAAATGGAAAAGAGTCTAAATCCATTTGTTGAAAAAGATATCGCTTTTATGGGATTTGAAGATGGAAAAGTATTATCAATGGGAGTAATGGGATTTCCTCCTAAGCATCACATAATAGCTGAACTTTTAGAGTACTATAACCAACCATTTTCTATGGATATTATCACACAAAACACCTCCAATGTAGTAATAGTCACCAATTATTTAGCAGAGAAATATAGATTAAAAACAGATAATAGCGAACAATTGATAGGAGATGTACATATATATCCACGTACATACTTTAATGCAATGGACTTTTTTGGAAACTGGGATAAAACTTCCAATACCACTACTGTACATTTATATATGGGATCGTGGCTTCCTGATGAAGCCAAACAAAAGCTTGACCGCCGAAAAAAATGGTATTGGAAATTAAGTAAATGGATATGGGTACATATAGGATTGCAAAAACTAAAAAAGTGCATCACAACGAATCTAAATAGAAAAGCCTTACACAACTATTGA
- a CDS encoding serine O-acetyltransferase, giving the protein MAKFCLRCVQLIHKHNQYLTGIQIGFGTKIGKALMFPHYSCIVINGSAIIGDNCTIYHGVTVGSVRGPKGGAPHIGNNVVIASGAKVIGNITIGNNVMIGSGAIVVTDIPDNSVVVGNPGKVISKRGLEHTKYYS; this is encoded by the coding sequence ATGGCTAAATTCTGTTTAAGGTGCGTCCAGCTTATTCATAAGCACAATCAATATCTCACAGGTATTCAAATTGGATTTGGTACAAAAATAGGTAAAGCACTAATGTTTCCACATTATTCATGCATTGTCATCAACGGTTCAGCTATAATTGGGGACAACTGTACCATCTACCATGGTGTAACAGTAGGTAGTGTACGCGGTCCTAAAGGTGGTGCACCTCATATTGGAAATAATGTCGTGATAGCCTCTGGAGCTAAAGTAATTGGGAATATTACTATTGGGAATAATGTGATGATTGGTAGCGGAGCTATTGTGGTAACAGATATTCCTGATAACTCGGTAGTAGTAGGCAATCCGGGAAAAGTGATTTCAAAGAGAGGATTAGAACACACAAAATATTATAGTTAA
- a CDS encoding acyltransferase family protein encodes MEYIDLAKGFCIILVVLFHCDIYFYHIGYEFNTMVGNTFRMPLYYFLSGLFFKPYNGFFNFAIRKANKLLIPFFFFYFCTGVIVPFILQELNVDMGIKSVIGWHSFIDFYNEKFTNIPLWFLLSLFETNIIFYFCLIFIEKYTKCFKIATLICILFIIGIIGFFMGRNNVNIQIFIDTSMTVLPFFAIGYIFRKYTHILEPNKWDKYWILFVLMSGGITYLLSGGNLMYIENKFDVHPIAFYVSGITGTLCVLFISKAIVKIPFISYIGRYSIMLLVTHLLLLAVVSLIINKIISNHDRAYWCTVCITLASYSIIIPLMKRFLPFVTAQKDLFKV; translated from the coding sequence ATAGAATATATTGATTTAGCTAAAGGTTTTTGTATTATCCTTGTTGTATTGTTCCACTGTGACATATATTTCTATCACATTGGATATGAATTCAACACAATGGTTGGTAACACTTTCCGCATGCCATTATACTACTTCTTATCAGGACTATTCTTCAAACCATATAATGGATTTTTTAATTTTGCTATCAGAAAAGCGAACAAATTATTGATACCCTTTTTCTTTTTCTATTTTTGTACAGGAGTGATTGTACCATTCATTCTACAAGAATTAAATGTAGATATGGGAATCAAGTCTGTCATAGGATGGCATAGTTTCATTGATTTTTATAATGAGAAATTCACAAATATCCCTTTATGGTTCTTGTTAAGTTTGTTTGAAACCAATATCATTTTTTATTTTTGTTTGATTTTTATAGAAAAATATACAAAGTGCTTCAAAATAGCCACACTTATATGTATCTTATTTATAATTGGTATAATAGGATTCTTTATGGGAAGGAATAATGTCAATATCCAGATATTTATTGACACTAGTATGACAGTGCTCCCGTTCTTTGCCATTGGGTACATTTTCAGGAAATATACCCACATACTCGAACCTAATAAATGGGATAAGTATTGGATATTATTTGTACTTATGTCTGGTGGTATTACTTACCTACTTTCCGGAGGAAACCTTATGTATATAGAAAATAAGTTCGATGTACATCCTATAGCTTTTTATGTTTCCGGAATAACAGGAACTTTGTGTGTACTGTTTATATCAAAAGCTATAGTAAAAATACCATTTATAAGCTATATAGGAAGATATTCAATTATGTTATTGGTTACCCATCTTCTGCTATTAGCCGTCGTATCGCTTATCATCAACAAGATTATCAGTAACCACGACAGAGCTTATTGGTGTACAGTATGCATTACTTTAGCTTCATATTCAATCATTATACCTCTAATGAAAAGATTTCTGCCTTTTGTAACTGCACAAAAGGATTTATTCAAAGTATAA